A genomic stretch from Flavobacterium humidisoli includes:
- a CDS encoding Lrp/AsnC family transcriptional regulator: protein MSKFRLDEVDHQILDMLIDNTRVPFTDIAKKLLISAGTVHVRVKKMEDAGIIMGSSLALDYDKLGYSFIAYVGVFLNNTSQTKFVLERINQIPFVTVASVTTGKFNIFCKIRAKDTKHAKEVIFMIDDIDGVYRTETMISLEESINDKKRLMHTIFKNM from the coding sequence ATGAGTAAATTTCGTTTAGATGAAGTAGATCACCAGATTTTAGATATGTTAATAGACAATACGAGAGTTCCGTTTACTGACATTGCAAAAAAACTATTGATATCTGCTGGTACAGTACACGTTAGAGTTAAAAAGATGGAAGATGCCGGTATCATCATGGGATCTTCATTAGCCTTAGATTACGATAAATTAGGTTATTCATTTATTGCTTATGTAGGGGTTTTTCTTAATAATACATCTCAAACTAAATTTGTATTAGAGAGAATCAATCAAATTCCATTCGTAACTGTAGCTTCTGTTACTACAGGAAAATTTAATATCTTTTGTAAAATTAGAGCAAAAGATACTAAGCACGCGAAAGAAGTTATCTTTATGATTGACGATATTGATGGTGTTTACAGAACAGAAACTATGATTTCACTAGAGGAAAGTATAAACGATAAGAAGCGTTTGATGCATACTATTTTCAAAAATATGTAA
- a CDS encoding M14 family metallopeptidase yields the protein MNLEQLFTQYKEKSISGRYLTLDHIKTLLDKLNTNGQVEVIGTSVLGEPIYSYQIGTGKTRAYLWSQMHGNESTTTKALFDFINLLNDDTDFAKQMLDTFTFYCIPMLNPDGARLYTRANANEVDLNRDSQDLTQPESKILREVFEKFKPDFCFNLHDQRTIFGAGTTGKPATVSFLAPSYNEEREVNDNRLKAINIIAGINEELQKYIPGQVGRFDDSFNINCIGDTFQFLGVPTILFEAGHFPDDYEREVTRKFIFFALITSFKLISENDLVSNRFSEYLNISQNNVVFYDFMYKNVKINYDGIEIITNFVAQYKEELIENKIHFNAYIVEVGELENYFGHYEYDAKGAEYSDDFQNLPKMGQKANFYLNKNVKFVNGLIKS from the coding sequence ATGAATTTAGAACAGCTTTTTACACAATACAAAGAAAAGTCAATATCTGGTCGATATCTTACTTTAGACCATATTAAAACTCTTTTGGATAAGTTAAATACAAATGGACAAGTAGAGGTTATTGGTACATCTGTTTTAGGCGAACCTATATATAGTTACCAAATCGGAACAGGAAAGACACGTGCTTATCTATGGTCTCAAATGCATGGAAACGAAAGTACAACAACAAAAGCTTTATTTGATTTCATTAATTTATTAAATGATGATACTGATTTTGCAAAGCAAATGCTAGATACTTTTACTTTCTACTGTATTCCGATGCTTAATCCTGATGGAGCGAGACTTTACACACGAGCAAATGCAAATGAAGTAGATTTAAATCGTGATTCTCAAGACCTGACACAACCAGAAAGTAAAATTCTTCGCGAAGTATTTGAAAAATTTAAACCTGATTTCTGTTTTAATCTTCACGACCAGCGAACAATCTTTGGAGCAGGAACGACTGGAAAACCAGCAACGGTTTCTTTTTTAGCTCCTTCTTATAATGAAGAAAGAGAAGTAAACGATAACAGATTGAAAGCGATAAATATTATTGCAGGCATAAATGAAGAACTGCAAAAATATATTCCAGGACAAGTTGGCCGCTTTGATGACTCCTTCAATATTAATTGTATAGGAGACACTTTTCAGTTTTTAGGTGTTCCTACAATATTATTTGAGGCAGGACACTTTCCAGATGATTACGAACGAGAAGTTACTCGAAAGTTCATATTTTTCGCGTTAATTACAAGCTTCAAACTGATTTCCGAAAACGATTTAGTTAGCAATAGATTTTCTGAATATTTGAATATTTCACAAAATAACGTGGTTTTTTATGATTTTATGTATAAAAATGTCAAAATAAATTATGATGGTATCGAAATTATTACGAATTTTGTCGCACAATACAAAGAAGAATTAATCGAAAATAAGATTCATTTTAATGCTTACATAGTAGAAGTAGGTGAGCTAGAAAATTATTTTGGTCATTACGAATACGACGCAAAAGGAGCAGAATATTCGGACGATTTCCAAAATCTTCCAAAAATGGGTCAGAAAGCAAATTTTTATTTAAATAAAAATGTTAAATTTGTTAACGGATTAATAAAAAGTTAA
- a CDS encoding helix-turn-helix domain-containing protein: MVNIDDFVKRLETLLDYYGLNASTFADKIGVQRSSMSHLLSGRNKPSLDFVMKILEVFPDVDLYWILIGKGSFPKNNDDNLEIPVSSPTPIASNENIGTDLFSSVETNEEEKKEIKKASSLKNENINFEDDEIEKIVLFYKNGTFKTYSSYHKN, translated from the coding sequence ATGGTAAACATAGATGATTTTGTAAAAAGACTCGAAACCCTATTAGATTATTATGGTTTAAATGCTTCTACTTTTGCAGATAAAATTGGTGTGCAACGCTCTAGCATGTCGCATCTTTTGTCTGGGAGAAACAAACCAAGTTTAGATTTTGTAATGAAAATTCTAGAGGTTTTCCCTGATGTTGATCTATATTGGATTCTAATCGGAAAAGGAAGTTTTCCTAAAAACAATGATGACAATTTAGAAATTCCAGTGTCTTCTCCTACTCCAATTGCATCCAATGAAAATATAGGTACAGATTTATTTTCTTCCGTCGAAACAAATGAGGAGGAAAAGAAAGAAATAAAAAAAGCATCATCTTTAAAAAATGAAAATATTAATTTTGAAGATGATGAAATTGAAAAAATAGTCTTATTCTATAAAAATGGAACTTTTAAAACCTATTCTTCCTACCACAAAAATTAG
- a CDS encoding 1-acyl-sn-glycerol-3-phosphate acyltransferase — translation MKKLLYKFIFFKLMGWKIVGIENAEIKKCVLMVMPHTSNHDFYIGLFTRGISGLQMNWVGKKELFRFPFGYYFRNVGGEPLDRSGGLNKVDSIAAIFDRKEIFRLAVAPEGTRKKVKEIKTGFYFIALKANVPIVPVAFDWGKKEVNLGEPFYPTGNYEADFEILKKHYEGVSGKIPENGVKL, via the coding sequence ATGAAAAAACTATTATATAAATTCATCTTTTTTAAGCTAATGGGCTGGAAAATAGTAGGAATCGAAAATGCAGAAATTAAAAAATGTGTACTCATGGTGATGCCTCATACGAGCAATCATGATTTTTACATCGGACTTTTTACTCGCGGCATCTCTGGACTGCAGATGAATTGGGTAGGAAAGAAGGAATTGTTTCGTTTTCCGTTTGGTTATTATTTTAGAAATGTTGGAGGAGAACCTTTAGATCGTTCCGGAGGATTAAATAAAGTTGACTCTATTGCTGCAATATTTGATAGAAAAGAAATCTTTCGTTTAGCTGTTGCTCCAGAAGGAACTAGAAAAAAAGTAAAAGAGATAAAAACTGGATTTTATTTTATCGCGCTTAAAGCAAATGTTCCAATTGTTCCCGTAGCTTTTGATTGGGGTAAAAAAGAAGTAAATCTTGGCGAGCCATTTTATCCAACTGGAAATTATGAAGCCGATTTTGAAATCTTAAAAAAGCATTACGAAGGGGTTTCGGGTAAAATTCCTGAAAATGGAGTGAAATTATAA
- a CDS encoding spermidine synthase: MIRKFFSYLIPIKIFKKKSTRSKMIEVTWANGELVLDTENTNYSYGSLQRILRYGLRNIGYDKILEMEHILLLGVAGGSVVKTLVNEIEYKEKITGVEIDPDMIEIANQYFNLNQIKQLKVVIDDAFEFVLKTKEKYDLIIIDIFEDTHMPNFLFEKFFVDRICTILKDDGFVLFNTMILDEAHNVRNRKYVTEVNPKFFQTKMLPRIEVHNELIIINKVA, encoded by the coding sequence ATGATTCGAAAATTTTTCAGTTACTTAATTCCTATAAAAATATTTAAGAAAAAATCAACCCGAAGTAAAATGATCGAAGTTACTTGGGCAAATGGAGAATTAGTATTGGACACTGAAAACACCAATTATTCATACGGAAGTCTGCAGCGTATATTAAGGTACGGACTTCGAAATATTGGTTACGATAAAATTCTAGAAATGGAACACATCTTATTATTAGGTGTAGCTGGCGGAAGCGTAGTTAAAACATTAGTAAATGAGATAGAATACAAAGAAAAAATAACGGGTGTAGAAATAGATCCTGATATGATTGAGATTGCAAATCAGTATTTTAATCTTAATCAAATTAAACAGTTGAAAGTTGTTATTGATGATGCATTTGAATTTGTTTTGAAAACAAAAGAGAAATACGATCTCATAATAATTGATATTTTTGAAGATACACACATGCCTAACTTTTTGTTTGAGAAGTTTTTTGTAGATAGAATCTGCACGATTTTAAAAGATGATGGCTTTGTTTTATTCAACACAATGATATTAGACGAAGCACATAATGTTCGCAATAGAAAATATGTGACAGAAGTAAATCCGAAATTCTTTCAAACCAAAATGCTGCCCCGAATCGAAGTACATAATGAATTAATAATTATAAATAAAGTTGCCTAG
- a CDS encoding peptidoglycan DD-metalloendopeptidase family protein, producing MKPLTSILNAQPPTKVIDASINISEYTPLNLSVSNEELVSQKLDTSEDFEKYISKFLKENNAKVAFGGYIEGRFLYQRSPIFLDVSKPERNIHIGLDLWAEAGTAVLAALDGIVHSFKNNIGLGDYGPTIILEHEVENEKFYTLYGHLSLESIENLNIGDQFKKGEKIATLGNASVNGDYAPHVHFQIIHNIGDYWGDYPGVCNTNDLNFYIENCPDPNLLLKIT from the coding sequence ATGAAGCCCCTAACCTCAATCTTAAATGCCCAGCCACCTACTAAAGTTATTGATGCCTCAATTAATATTTCAGAATACACACCGTTAAATTTATCGGTTTCTAATGAGGAATTAGTAAGTCAGAAATTGGATACCTCAGAAGATTTTGAAAAATACATTTCAAAATTTTTAAAAGAAAACAACGCTAAAGTTGCATTTGGCGGTTATATAGAAGGAAGATTTTTATATCAAAGAAGCCCTATTTTTTTAGATGTATCCAAACCAGAACGTAATATTCACATCGGATTAGATTTATGGGCCGAAGCTGGAACAGCTGTACTTGCCGCCCTTGACGGAATTGTTCATAGTTTTAAAAACAACATCGGTCTAGGCGACTATGGACCGACTATTATATTGGAGCATGAAGTAGAAAATGAGAAATTTTATACTTTATACGGACATTTATCGTTAGAAAGTATAGAAAATTTAAATATCGGAGACCAATTTAAGAAAGGCGAAAAGATTGCGACTTTAGGAAATGCCTCAGTAAATGGAGATTACGCACCTCATGTACATTTTCAGATTATCCATAATATTGGCGATTATTGGGGAGATTATCCAGGAGTCTGCAATACAAATGACCTAAATTTTTATATCGAAAATTGTCCCGATCCTAACTTATTATTAAAAATTACTTAA
- a CDS encoding nuclear transport factor 2 family protein has translation MNANEALIVKFYTAFANADAKTMSECYHPKVHFIDPAFGLLKEEQVSKMWEMLLLKSKGNLKIEFSNVNADDSTGSANWIATYNFSKTNRKVVNKISAQFIFQDGLIIKHTDSFDVWKWSKQAFGITGYLLGWTGFFQKKVQSQALSALKQFQNAK, from the coding sequence ATGAATGCAAATGAGGCTTTAATTGTCAAATTCTATACTGCTTTCGCGAATGCAGATGCTAAAACCATGAGTGAATGCTATCATCCGAAAGTTCATTTTATAGATCCAGCTTTTGGATTGTTAAAAGAAGAGCAGGTTTCTAAAATGTGGGAAATGTTGCTTCTAAAAAGTAAAGGCAATTTAAAAATTGAATTTTCAAATGTAAATGCCGATGATTCGACTGGTTCAGCAAATTGGATCGCTACATATAATTTTAGCAAAACAAATAGAAAAGTTGTAAATAAAATCTCTGCGCAATTTATTTTTCAGGACGGATTAATTATCAAGCACACTGATAGTTTTGATGTCTGGAAATGGTCTAAACAAGCTTTTGGTATTACTGGTTATTTACTGGGCTGGACAGGATTTTTTCAGAAGAAAGTTCAATCGCAGGCCTTATCAGCACTAAAGCAATTTCAGAATGCCAAATAA
- a CDS encoding APC family permease: MKEIVHKKLNELQATAICGNDISSSCLYVSALTILYAGQYAWISLLIVAVVLFLFRKIYAEVVGAIPLNGGAYNVLLNTSTKRLASLAATLTVLSYMATAVISASEGMHYLHGIFEGLNVTIATVVVLILFTGLAILGIGESAFVAVIIFITHIGTLALLVLASIWFVLTHGLDTFHINWQTPISSGNIKTALFLGFSAAMLGISGFESSANFVEEQEHVVFPKTLRNMWGIVSFFNPVIAILLISVIPLTEVRENKESLLAHLGETTGGSWLAWLISIDAVMVLCGAVLTSFVGVSGLLNRMTLDRILPNYFLKQNKRGSHYRIVLSFLILCISVLFATNGHLESLAGVYTFSFLAVMALFGIGNLLLKYKRRKLPRPERARGIAVVTAVAFVIAAFFGNMLLNINSFYTFLQYMIPALLFIGIMLNRVTLIRLLIEALEYFYQPLRKMVILSNRYLEKLSSKINSQEFVFFTKGDDITILNKVLQYVEDNETTKKLKIVHVKKDPVDNEALKKDLEVLDRAYDGLDIEYIEIEGVFGPEIIDELSEKWKIPKNFMFIGSPGNKFSYRVADLGGVRLIM; encoded by the coding sequence ATGAAAGAAATCGTACACAAAAAATTAAATGAACTACAGGCAACTGCAATTTGCGGAAACGACATTAGCTCTTCTTGCTTATATGTTTCAGCGCTAACCATTTTATACGCAGGTCAATATGCTTGGATTTCACTTCTAATTGTTGCTGTTGTATTATTTCTTTTCCGAAAAATTTATGCTGAAGTTGTTGGAGCAATTCCTTTAAATGGCGGTGCTTACAATGTTTTATTAAATACTTCGACAAAACGTCTAGCTTCTTTAGCGGCGACTTTAACGGTTTTATCCTACATGGCAACCGCTGTGATTTCTGCTTCTGAAGGAATGCATTACCTGCACGGAATCTTTGAAGGTCTAAATGTAACCATTGCAACAGTAGTCGTTTTAATTCTATTTACTGGATTAGCCATTTTAGGAATTGGAGAATCGGCATTTGTGGCTGTCATTATTTTTATTACACATATTGGCACGTTGGCTTTGCTGGTTTTAGCATCAATTTGGTTTGTCCTAACTCACGGGTTAGATACTTTTCACATCAATTGGCAAACACCAATTTCGTCGGGAAATATAAAAACAGCTCTTTTTCTTGGCTTTTCGGCAGCAATGCTTGGAATTTCAGGTTTCGAAAGTTCTGCCAATTTTGTGGAAGAACAAGAGCATGTTGTTTTTCCTAAAACACTTCGAAACATGTGGGGAATTGTAAGTTTCTTCAATCCTGTAATTGCTATTTTGTTAATCAGCGTTATTCCGCTTACGGAGGTCCGCGAAAACAAAGAATCTCTTTTAGCACATTTGGGAGAAACAACAGGTGGATCTTGGTTAGCATGGCTTATCTCTATAGATGCTGTTATGGTACTTTGTGGAGCCGTTTTAACCTCATTTGTAGGTGTTTCGGGACTTTTAAACCGAATGACATTAGACCGAATCCTTCCTAATTATTTTCTAAAACAAAACAAAAGAGGGTCTCATTATAGAATTGTTTTAAGTTTTCTAATTCTTTGCATTTCTGTTCTTTTTGCGACAAACGGACATTTAGAATCTCTTGCTGGAGTTTATACTTTTTCATTTTTAGCTGTTATGGCTCTTTTCGGAATTGGAAATCTGCTTTTAAAATACAAACGCAGAAAATTGCCAAGACCAGAACGTGCACGAGGCATTGCAGTCGTAACCGCTGTAGCTTTTGTAATTGCTGCTTTTTTTGGAAATATGCTCCTCAACATCAATTCGTTTTACACCTTTTTGCAATATATGATTCCAGCCTTACTCTTTATTGGAATTATGCTCAATCGCGTTACTTTAATACGTCTATTAATAGAAGCTCTCGAATATTTCTATCAACCATTGCGTAAAATGGTTATCCTTAGTAATCGTTATCTTGAAAAACTAAGTTCGAAAATTAACTCTCAAGAGTTTGTTTTCTTTACAAAAGGAGATGACATTACGATCTTGAATAAAGTCTTACAATACGTGGAAGATAACGAAACTACAAAGAAATTAAAGATTGTTCATGTCAAAAAAGATCCTGTAGATAACGAAGCTCTCAAAAAGGATCTAGAAGTTTTAGATCGTGCTTACGACGGACTAGATATAGAATACATCGAAATTGAAGGCGTATTTGGTCCAGAAATAATCGACGAGCTTTCTGAAAAATGGAAAATCCCAAAAAACTTCATGTTTATCGGATCTCCAGGAAACAAATTCTCTTACCGTGTGGCCGATCTTGGTGGTGTTCGATTGATAATGTAG
- a CDS encoding aminotransferase class V-fold PLP-dependent enzyme, which yields MNSKNSTITLETYFQEFRQNIVGINQEFTSPYGRKSIIYTDWTASGRLYRPIEEKLLNEFGPFVANTHTETTVSGTAMTKAYHHARHIIKRHANASNDDVLITDGTGMTGVINKFQRILGLKIPENLKSFTNIPEEKKPIVFISHMEHHSNQTSWLETIADVEIIPSCEKGLFNLENLEVLLEKYKDRTIKIASITACSNVTGLRTPFHEAAKLMHHYNGVCFVDFACSGPYVEIDMHPADPEAYLDAVFMSPHKFLGGPGTSGVLIFNKKLYNNMIPDCPGGGTVSWTNPWGEHKYIDNIEDREDGGTPGFLQVIKIALAIELKEEMGIENIMEREHEIVDYVFSQLESVENIKILAGQHKERLGVISFFIDDLHFNLGVKILNDRFGIQTRGGCSCAGTYGHYLLHVDQETSNKLVNEITIGDLIKKPGWIRMSIHPTTTDAEIAFVCKSIKELAANHKTWALDYSYDKMRNEFIHQDATSFEDELVESWFKS from the coding sequence ATGAATAGCAAAAATAGTACCATCACTCTAGAAACTTATTTTCAGGAATTTAGACAAAACATTGTCGGAATAAATCAAGAATTTACGTCACCTTATGGCAGAAAATCAATCATTTATACTGACTGGACTGCCAGCGGAAGATTGTACCGCCCTATAGAAGAAAAACTTTTAAATGAGTTTGGACCATTTGTGGCCAACACACATACAGAAACTACTGTGTCGGGTACTGCTATGACAAAAGCGTATCATCATGCAAGACATATTATTAAACGTCATGCGAATGCAAGTAATGATGATGTTTTAATTACTGATGGAACTGGAATGACAGGAGTTATCAATAAATTCCAGCGTATTTTAGGTTTGAAAATTCCAGAAAATTTGAAAAGTTTCACGAATATTCCGGAAGAAAAAAAACCTATTGTTTTTATTTCGCACATGGAACATCATTCGAATCAAACTTCTTGGCTGGAAACTATTGCAGATGTAGAGATTATTCCTTCTTGCGAAAAAGGGCTTTTCAATTTAGAGAATCTTGAAGTTTTATTAGAAAAATATAAAGATAGAACGATAAAAATTGCTTCTATTACTGCATGTTCAAATGTTACGGGATTAAGAACTCCTTTTCACGAAGCAGCAAAATTGATGCATCATTACAATGGTGTATGTTTTGTTGATTTTGCTTGTTCTGGACCGTATGTAGAAATTGATATGCATCCAGCTGATCCAGAAGCTTATTTGGACGCTGTATTTATGTCGCCTCATAAATTTTTGGGTGGGCCAGGAACTTCTGGGGTTTTAATTTTCAATAAAAAATTATACAATAATATGATTCCTGATTGCCCTGGTGGAGGAACAGTAAGTTGGACAAATCCTTGGGGAGAGCATAAATATATTGATAATATTGAAGATCGTGAAGATGGTGGAACACCAGGATTTTTACAAGTTATTAAAATTGCGCTTGCCATTGAATTGAAAGAAGAAATGGGGATTGAAAACATTATGGAGCGTGAGCACGAAATTGTTGATTATGTTTTTTCTCAATTAGAATCGGTTGAAAATATTAAAATTTTGGCTGGACAACACAAAGAACGTCTTGGTGTCATTTCGTTCTTTATTGATGATCTTCATTTCAATTTAGGCGTTAAAATTTTGAATGATCGTTTCGGAATTCAGACTAGAGGTGGATGTAGCTGTGCGGGAACTTATGGTCATTATTTATTACATGTTGATCAAGAAACTTCTAATAAGCTGGTTAATGAAATTACAATTGGTGATTTAATCAAAAAACCGGGATGGATTAGAATGTCAATTCACCCAACGACTACTGATGCTGAAATTGCTTTTGTTTGTAAGAGTATAAAAGAGTTGGCAGCAAATCATAAAACTTGGGCTTTGGATTATTCTTATGATAAAATGCGTAACGAGTTTATTCATCAAGATGCCACTTCGTTTGAAGATGAATTGGTTGAGAGCTGGTTTAAATCTTAG
- the msrA gene encoding peptide-methionine (S)-S-oxide reductase MsrA yields the protein MGNLSVATFGGGCFWCIEAVIQRLKGVESIKSGYSDGFIKNPAYREVCTGRTGHAEVIQVTFNPDIISYHDLIFIFMTSHDPTTLNRQGGDSGTQYRSIILYHNDEQKEIAEKVFEEVQPAYADPIVTQLKPFEVFYEAEDYHQNYYNENQEAGYCQVVIDPKIQKLKKMYADKLIG from the coding sequence ATGGGAAATTTATCAGTAGCTACCTTTGGTGGCGGTTGTTTTTGGTGTATCGAAGCTGTAATTCAGCGTTTAAAAGGTGTAGAATCAATAAAATCAGGTTATTCAGATGGCTTTATAAAAAATCCAGCGTATCGCGAAGTTTGTACTGGCAGAACTGGACATGCAGAAGTTATTCAAGTTACCTTTAATCCTGACATAATTTCATATCATGACTTAATTTTTATTTTTATGACAAGTCATGATCCAACAACTTTGAATCGTCAAGGTGGCGACAGTGGAACGCAATACCGCTCGATCATTTTATATCATAATGATGAGCAGAAAGAAATAGCAGAAAAAGTATTCGAAGAAGTACAGCCTGCTTATGCTGATCCAATTGTTACACAATTGAAGCCTTTTGAAGTTTTTTACGAAGCCGAAGATTATCATCAAAATTATTACAATGAAAATCAAGAAGCTGGATATTGCCAAGTGGTCATTGATCCAAAAATTCAAAAACTTAAAAAAATGTATGCTGATAAATTAATTGGCTAA
- a CDS encoding protein adenylyltransferase SelO — MKNLKINNRFTAELPADPDLTNEIRQVKNTLFSYVNPTKPSNPELIHASEEVAALVGISKDEIQSEEFLNAFSGKDILPGTQPYAMCYAGHQFGNWAGQLGDGRAINLTEIENNNQFYTLQLKGAGKTPYSRTADGLAVLRSSIREYLCAEAMHYLGVPTTRSLSLILSGDQVLRDILYNGNPAYEKGAVVCRVAPSFIRFGSFEMLTARNELKNLKEFVEFTIKHYFPEITGEPKEQYLQFFKKVADTTREMILHWQRVGFVHGVMNTDNMSIHGITIDYGPYGWLENYDPNWTPNTTDSQNRRYRFGNQPQVAQWNLYQLANALYPLINEAEPLEKILDSFINDYEEDYKNMFLSKLGLFTSSETDDKIIQGIEEILQLSETDMTIFFRNLSQIKKNDSVEQAFEKIEYAFYLPEEIKGEILDAWQKWFSVYIRRLNVETLSDEERTVKMNLINPKYVLRNYMAQLAIDEADKGDYSLVDELFQLLKNPYNEQPESEKWFAKRPDWARSKVGCSMLSCSS, encoded by the coding sequence ATGAAAAATCTCAAAATAAATAATCGATTTACTGCCGAACTGCCAGCAGATCCAGACTTGACAAACGAAATTCGTCAAGTAAAAAACACGCTGTTTTCTTATGTAAATCCGACAAAACCTTCAAATCCAGAATTAATTCATGCATCTGAAGAAGTTGCTGCATTAGTTGGAATTTCTAAGGATGAAATCCAATCAGAAGAATTTTTAAATGCTTTCTCTGGAAAAGATATCCTTCCTGGCACGCAGCCGTATGCCATGTGTTATGCCGGACATCAATTTGGAAATTGGGCGGGACAATTGGGAGACGGACGTGCGATTAATTTAACTGAAATTGAAAACAACAATCAATTTTACACACTTCAATTAAAAGGTGCTGGAAAAACGCCTTATTCTAGAACTGCAGATGGTTTAGCCGTTTTACGTTCGTCTATAAGAGAATATTTATGCGCCGAAGCGATGCATTATTTAGGAGTTCCCACTACTCGATCACTTTCTCTGATTCTTTCAGGCGATCAGGTTTTAAGAGATATTTTGTACAATGGAAATCCTGCTTATGAAAAAGGTGCTGTGGTCTGCCGTGTGGCGCCGTCATTTATTCGTTTTGGAAGTTTTGAAATGCTGACTGCTCGAAATGAGCTCAAAAATTTAAAAGAATTTGTAGAATTTACAATCAAACATTATTTTCCAGAAATTACCGGCGAGCCTAAAGAACAATATTTACAATTCTTTAAAAAAGTGGCAGATACAACTCGAGAAATGATTCTGCACTGGCAGCGTGTCGGATTTGTTCATGGCGTAATGAATACCGATAATATGTCGATTCATGGAATTACGATTGATTACGGTCCGTACGGATGGTTAGAAAACTACGATCCAAATTGGACTCCAAATACTACAGACAGCCAAAATAGAAGATATCGTTTCGGAAATCAGCCTCAAGTTGCCCAGTGGAATTTATACCAATTAGCAAATGCTCTTTATCCTTTAATTAATGAAGCTGAGCCTTTAGAAAAAATATTAGATTCATTTATTAATGATTACGAAGAGGATTATAAAAATATGTTTTTAAGTAAATTAGGGCTTTTTACTTCAAGTGAAACTGATGATAAAATTATTCAAGGAATTGAAGAAATTTTACAATTATCAGAAACTGATATGACTATCTTTTTCAGAAACCTAAGCCAGATTAAAAAGAATGATTCTGTAGAACAGGCATTTGAAAAAATTGAATATGCATTCTATTTACCAGAAGAAATAAAAGGCGAAATTCTAGATGCATGGCAAAAATGGTTTTCTGTTTATATTAGAAGATTAAATGTAGAAACACTTTCTGACGAAGAACGTACTGTGAAAATGAATCTCATAAATCCTAAATATGTATTGCGAAATTATATGGCACAACTGGCTATTGATGAGGCAGACAAAGGCGATTATTCTTTAGTTGATGAATTATTCCAACTATTAAAAAATCCGTATAATGAACAACCAGAATCTGAAAAATGGTTTGCAAAACGCCCAGACTGGGCTAGATCTAAAGTAGGCTGTTCGATGCTTTCTTGTAGTTCTTAA